Proteins from one Carassius gibelio isolate Cgi1373 ecotype wild population from Czech Republic chromosome A25, carGib1.2-hapl.c, whole genome shotgun sequence genomic window:
- the LOC127947363 gene encoding annexin A2-like: MAMISEFLGQLTLQLGGGEPTYPTVVPEPNFDPDKDAARIETAIKTKGVDEQTIIDVLTKRTYNQRREIAFAYERRAKKDMISALKGALSGSLETVILGLMKSTAQYDASEIRASIKGLGTDEESLIEILCSRSNDELKEIKKVYKELFKKELEKDVAGDTSGDFAKLLLALVEAKRDEPSSVIDYQKIDEDARALYDAGVKRKGTDVKCWISIMSERSVPHLQKVFDRYKSYSPYDMQESIRKEVKGDLEKSFLTLVQCFENKQLYFANRLQDAMKSKGAKEKVLTRIIVSRCEVDLKKIRQEFKGHHGKSLYQTIAEHTKGDYQRALLSLCGGDD; this comes from the exons ATGGCGATGATCTCGGAGTTCTTAGGGCAGCTCACTCTGCAACTCGGTGGG GGGGAGCCCACATACCCCACTGTGGTGCCAGAGCCGAACTTTGATCCAGATAAGGATGCTGCTAGAATCGAGACCGCCATCAAAACTAAAG GGGTGGATGAGCAAACCATAATTGATGTCCTGACCAAACGTACATATAACCAACGGCGGGAAATCGCTTTTGCGTATGAAAGGAGAGCTAAGAAG GATATGATCTCAGCCCTGAAGGGGGCGCTGTCTGGCTCTCTTGAAACAGTCATCCTGGGCCTCATGAAGAGCACTGCCCAGTACGATGCCTCCGAAATCAGAGCCTCCATCAAG ggtCTGGGAACAGACGAAGAGTCTCTGATTGAGATCCTCTGCTCTCGAAGCAACGATGAGCTCAAGGAGATCAAGAAAGTCTACAAGGAAT TGTTCAAGAAGGAGCTGGAGAAGGATGTGGCTGGAGATACTTCAGGAGACTTCGCTAAACTCCTGCTTGCTCTGGTTGAG GCCAAGAGAGATGAGCCAAGCTCCGTCATTGACTACCAGAAGATCGATGAAGACGCCAGA GCCCTGTATGATGCTGGGGTCAAACGCAAAGGCACTGATGTGAAGTGCTGGATCTCCATCATGTCTGAGCGAAGCGTTCCTCACCTCCAGAAAG TGTTTGACAGGTACAAGAGCTACAGCCCCTATGACATGCAGGAGAGCATCCGCAAAGAGGTGAAAGGAGATCTGGAGAAGTCCTTCCTTACCTTGG TCCAGTGCTTTGAAAACAAACAGCTGTATTTCGCCAACAGACTCCAAGACGCCATGAAG AGCAAAGGGGCGAAGGAAAAGGTGCTGACCCGGATCATAGTGTCCCGGTGCGAGGTGGACCTCAAGAAGATCAGACAAGAGTTCAAAGGCCATCACGGGAAGTCTCTGTACCAGACCATCGCG GAGCACACAAAAGGAGACTACCAGCGGGCCCTGCTGAGCCTGTGTGGGGGAGACGATTAA